The following is a genomic window from Caldicellulosiruptor danielii.
ATTTTTTTTAAGTTCATCGTCGCTTAAAAAAATACCGTAAAATGTGATACTGCCACATTGATTTGGCTCAATGAAAAGTCCTTTTACATTTTGGTTTCTATCCAACTGTCTCTTCAATCTCTCATATACAAAAACAGGGTCGTCTGCCACTCCCAAACTCAATATTTGCATTTTCTTCACATCCCTGAATATTAGCTTTAACTTTTTAGCACAATAATAAATATACCCTCAAATGCTCTTTTTCAATATGCTCTTTTTGTTACTCCTGACACAAAGGAATGATAGAACCTATATCTGAAAGCTTCAAACCCGCAATATTCAAGATTTCAATATCATATTTTTTTAGAAAATTCTTTATACTCAAATAATCTGGATGCATTGAAATATCACCATTAAAAGCCATAAGATTTTTGCTAATCAATCCTCCACAGCCGCCAATAAAACCATAGCTAAGCCCTTCCAATTTAATAAAGCCTGGCGATATAAGTAAGCTATCTATTCCATTTTCAATTGCCTTTTTGTGAATCCCTTTATCATAAGTAATAATTGCGTTTGAATTTACAATCAAGATAGAACATTTGGCGTATCCCTGTTTTATATGAATCTTTTGAAGGTTATCTTTTTCTATTCTTTTTGCTACTATTCTATCAGTAAATTTAAAATTGTGAAAGACTTTTGTGCCAACTTTCGCGATATTGTACTTTACATCCTCAGGATATTTTCCCAAGACAGCCTTCTCTCCAAATATTATATTAAATCCAAGTTTTTTCAGTTCCTCTGTAGTTTTTTTTGGTGAGTTGGGAGCGGCAAAGATTAAATTGTCTTCATAGTGAAAATAAAATATATCAGGGTGTGAAGATATTGCAGGATAAAGGTCATTACAGCTTTCACATACAACGATTTTTATACCCAAATCTTCTAACGCATAGATAAGCTTATCATACGCTCTTTTATCAAGTAGAATGCAAGAAACATTTCTCTCTGGTATATATGGAAATTTTAGGTATTTCAAGTTCTCATCTTCCCGATAAACTTATTATTATAAAGAGGTACAACCAATATTACGGAAATTATTGCTGACAAAATACCCTGAAGCAAATTAAAAGGTAAATTCGCAAGAGCAACTTTAAGTCCAAATTGTAAGTCTCTATTAATATTTAATGCTGACGAAAGATATTTTAACACAGAAGCTTCTGATAAAAAATATCCCGCTGCCATAAAAATGCCACTTGAGACTGTGGAAAGAATAAAAGATACCCACTTTTTCTGCTTTGGTTCCAATTTTTCGAAAATCAGGCCACAGATAAAACCTTCAAGACCTTTGATGATAAAAGTAAAAGGAGCATAAATTGTATAGCCAGAAGCAATATCCGCAAGTGCAGAACCAAAGCTCCCGCTCATAAACCCTATGCTTTTGCCAAACAAAATAGACGAAATCATTATAATAACATCACCAATGTTAAAATAACCTGCCAGGAGGGGTATCTTTATAGTAAATGTCAATACAAATACGAGAGCAATCATTATTCCAGAAAATACCCAAAACCTCACGCCGTTTTTCATAAAATCACCTCTGCAAAAAAAATATTTTCTTCAGCTAATTCTACACAAAAAATTTTAAAAATCAAATTTTTAAGTTAAAACTGTATCGATACAAAATAATAAAAGGAGCTGGGAAAACCAGCCCCTCTGTCTCTTAAATTCTTACTAAGAATTCCAAGGATGTTTTTTAATTCTTGGATACAGGATTAAAAGTCCTTGAGTTTAAATAATCTCTATCAAATCCCTGATTATTCTTATAAACTTTTCCTCAACCATCTTTGAAACTTCTATGACCTCTTCATGTGAAAGTTTTTTTTCAAGAATCCCTGCTGCCATGTTCGTAATACATGAAATACCAAAAACTTTGATATTCATCTGCCGAGCCGCAATAACCTCTGGAACTGTTGACATTCCAACTGCATCAGCACCAAGAATTTTTAACATCCTTATCTCTGAAGGTGTTTCATATGAAGGACCTTTTAAAAAAGCATAGACACCTTCTTTATAATCAACGCCATTTTTCTTGTACACATCTTTTGCTTTTTCAATTATCTCCCTGTCATATGCATATGTCATATCAAAAAACCTTTCACCAAATCTTTCGCTATCTGGCCCAATTGCCGGGTTTTCACCTGAAAGATTTATGTGATCTCTTATAACCATTAAATCACCAGGGGCAAGTAGTAGAGAAATTCCACCCGCAGCGTTTGTAACAATAAGGTTTTTTACGCCCAAAAGTCCTGCTGCCCTCACACCAAATACAACCTCTTCAATTTTATACCCTTCATAAAGATGAAATCTTCCCTGAAAGGTCAAAACGTCTCTCCCTTTTACTCTCCCAAATACCAAGTTGCCTTTGTGCCCTTTGACAGTAGAAACAGGAAAATGAGGTATCTCTGAATACTTGATTTCAATTTTATCTTCCATTGTATCCGCAAAACCACCAAGTCCACTGCCCAGAATAATAGCAACCTCTGGCACCTTTGGAATTTTACTTTTTATAAATTCTGATGCTTCTTTTACCCTTTCATAATACGACATAAAAATCACCTCAATAGCTATTTTATCACAATCTCTTTCAAAAAACTCTCTCCAAACTTTAAAGGTTTTACATTCAAGTACTCAGCTATTGTCTGACCAATGTCAGAAAAGCTTTTCCTTGTTCCCAAGTCATATCCTTTTTTTATATTCTGACCATACACAAGTATTGGCACATGTTCACGCGAATGATCTGTTGAAGGTGTTGTCGGGTCACAACCATGGTCCGCAGTGATTATCAAAACATCGTCTTTTTCAAGTTTTTCCATGATTTCCGGAAGCCTTGTGTCAAAGTCTATTAAAGCCTTTGCATAACCTATTGGATCATTTCTGTGACCATACAGCATATCATAGTCAACAAGGTTTGTAAAAATCAATCCTCTGTCAACTTCATCCATCGTCTTCAATGTCTTGTCAACCCCGTCCATGTTCCCTTCTGTGTGAATACTCTTTGTCAGTCCTCTTTTGGCAAAAATATCTTCTATCTTACCTATTCCCACACATTCATAACCTGCTTCTTTTATATTATCAAGTAAGGTATTGTAAGGCGGCTCAACCGCAAAATCTCTTCTGTTATAAGTTCTTACAAAACTGCTGCTGTCTTTCCCCACAAATGGCCTTGCAATTACTCTGGCAACAAGATATTTCCCAACAAGAAGTTGCCTTGCTATTTGGCATATTCTATATAACTCCTCCAGAGGAATTACCTCTTCGTGAGCAGCTATCTGAAATACAGAGTCAGCAGAAGTATAAACAATTGGGTTCCCAGTTTTTATATGCTCTTCTCCAAGCTCCTTTATTATCTCTGTACCAGATGCCACCTTGTTGCCAAGAACTTTTCGTCCAATCCTTTTTTCAAATTCCTGAATCAAATCTTCAGGAAAACCATTTGGAAAAGTCTTGAAAGGCTCTTGGAGTACTACACCAGCTATCTCCCAGTGGCCGGTTATAGTATCTTTGCCTTTTGACATTTCCTTGCTTTTACCAAAAACTCCAATAGGGTTTGGATTTGGCGGTGTTCCTTTTATGCTTGTTATGTTCCCTATCCCAAGCTTGTACAAGTTCTTAAGTTCAAGACCTCCAACTGCATAAGATATATTCGAAAGAGTATTGCTTCCTTCATCGCCGTAAAGATTTGCATCGTCAAGCTCACCGACACCTACACTGTCAAGAACAATTAATATAACTCTCATTTTCAAAATCTTCCCTCCAAAAACTAATACTTGAGGTTATTTTTATTCTCCCCCTACAATTGCAACGCCGCTGCTTGTACCTATCCTGCTTGCTCCTGCTTGTATCATCAAAAGTGCATCTTCAAACGTTCTGATACCGCCCGATGCCTTAATTCTGACTTTGTTACCGACAGCCTTTTTCATTAGAAGTATATCATCATACTTTGCTCCGCTTTTAGAAAAACCCGTGGAAGTTTTTACAAAATCAGCACCTGCTGCAGCTGCAATTTCGCACACTTCAACCTTTTTTTCATCGTCAAGTTCAGACGTCTCAATTATCACTTTTACTATTTTATTTGAATATTCTCTTGCAACATCAACAATGCTCTTGATTTCTTCGTAGACATAATCTGTGTCACCACTTAGCATAGCCCCAATATTTATAACCATATCTATTTCATCAGCACCATTTTCAAAAGCTTCTTTTGCTTCAAACACCTTTGTTTTAAGAGTGTTTGCACCAAGTGGAAAACCTATTACAGTTGCCACTTTGACATTTGACTCTTTCAAATATTCCTTGCACAACTTTACATAATAAGGATTCACACAAACAGAGGCAAACGAATATTTCAGAGCTTCATCACAAAGCTTTTTTATTTCTGCAGGTGTTGCAGAGGACCTCAAAAGTGTGTGGTCAATAAACTTTGCAATCTCTTTTCTGGTCATCAAGTTCCCCTCCTTGTAGTTTAAAATTCAATAACATTGTCTTTTGTTATCTCTGCAAATATTACTTTTCTTTTTGGAACAGGCTGTTGAGAAAACTCAAATGCAGTTTTCACATCTGAGATAGCTTCTTCAAGCCTTTTTTCATCATTTGCATAGATTTTAGCAAATGGCATATTCTTGGTTATTTTGTCTCCTATTTTACCAAAAAGTTGAATTCCAACCGCATAGTCAATTTTGTCTTCTTTTCTCTGTCTTCCTGCTCCAAGTTTTAGTGCGCAAAGCCCAAGTTTGAGCGCATCAATGTCTTTTATATACATGTCTTCATCGCATTTTAATTCATAAGTATATTTGGCTTGTGGTAGCAAAGAATAATTGTCAACTATCTCAGGGTTCCCACCTTGGTTTTTTAAAATTTCTTTAAATTTTTCAAGAGCATGACCTTTTTCAATGCTTTCAATTGCTCTTTCTTGTGCTAAATTTTTCTCCTTTTCAACTCCAGCTAAAATCATCATCTCAGATGCA
Proteins encoded in this region:
- a CDS encoding DUF6873 family GME fold protein gives rise to the protein MKYLKFPYIPERNVSCILLDKRAYDKLIYALEDLGIKIVVCESCNDLYPAISSHPDIFYFHYEDNLIFAAPNSPKKTTEELKKLGFNIIFGEKAVLGKYPEDVKYNIAKVGTKVFHNFKFTDRIVAKRIEKDNLQKIHIKQGYAKCSILIVNSNAIITYDKGIHKKAIENGIDSLLISPGFIKLEGLSYGFIGGCGGLISKNLMAFNGDISMHPDYLSIKNFLKKYDIEILNIAGLKLSDIGSIIPLCQE
- a CDS encoding ECF transporter S component, producing the protein MKNGVRFWVFSGIMIALVFVLTFTIKIPLLAGYFNIGDVIIMISSILFGKSIGFMSGSFGSALADIASGYTIYAPFTFIIKGLEGFICGLIFEKLEPKQKKWVSFILSTVSSGIFMAAGYFLSEASVLKYLSSALNINRDLQFGLKVALANLPFNLLQGILSAIISVILVVPLYNNKFIGKMRT
- a CDS encoding purine-nucleoside phosphorylase, yielding MSYYERVKEASEFIKSKIPKVPEVAIILGSGLGGFADTMEDKIEIKYSEIPHFPVSTVKGHKGNLVFGRVKGRDVLTFQGRFHLYEGYKIEEVVFGVRAAGLLGVKNLIVTNAAGGISLLLAPGDLMVIRDHINLSGENPAIGPDSERFGERFFDMTYAYDREIIEKAKDVYKKNGVDYKEGVYAFLKGPSYETPSEIRMLKILGADAVGMSTVPEVIAARQMNIKVFGISCITNMAAGILEKKLSHEEVIEVSKMVEEKFIRIIRDLIEII
- a CDS encoding phosphopentomutase, whose translation is MRVILIVLDSVGVGELDDANLYGDEGSNTLSNISYAVGGLELKNLYKLGIGNITSIKGTPPNPNPIGVFGKSKEMSKGKDTITGHWEIAGVVLQEPFKTFPNGFPEDLIQEFEKRIGRKVLGNKVASGTEIIKELGEEHIKTGNPIVYTSADSVFQIAAHEEVIPLEELYRICQIARQLLVGKYLVARVIARPFVGKDSSSFVRTYNRRDFAVEPPYNTLLDNIKEAGYECVGIGKIEDIFAKRGLTKSIHTEGNMDGVDKTLKTMDEVDRGLIFTNLVDYDMLYGHRNDPIGYAKALIDFDTRLPEIMEKLEKDDVLIITADHGCDPTTPSTDHSREHVPILVYGQNIKKGYDLGTRKSFSDIGQTIAEYLNVKPLKFGESFLKEIVIK
- the deoC gene encoding deoxyribose-phosphate aldolase, which translates into the protein MTRKEIAKFIDHTLLRSSATPAEIKKLCDEALKYSFASVCVNPYYVKLCKEYLKESNVKVATVIGFPLGANTLKTKVFEAKEAFENGADEIDMVINIGAMLSGDTDYVYEEIKSIVDVAREYSNKIVKVIIETSELDDEKKVEVCEIAAAAGADFVKTSTGFSKSGAKYDDILLMKKAVGNKVRIKASGGIRTFEDALLMIQAGASRIGTSSGVAIVGGE